The DNA segment AGCTAAATTATAAATACCATACCCTTCATAACCTAGAAAGTACACTTGTGAGTCGATAGACTTCATCGCTAATATTCGTTTTGAAATGATGGCATCACTAGAATTTACTAATGTATGCTCTTCTGGGTCTATGCGTACTGTTTTACTGTCGTAATTGCCACCTACTGCAAGCCAATAGGAGAGCCCCACTACAATTAATGCTAGTATGCATAAACCGATACGTTTTATATTCATTTATACTCCCTATGAATCCCCAGGCATAAAACGTAATAATATATTGCCATTACAGTAAATCCCTATTAATATAATCCCAATTCTAGGTATAACTGTAAATTTTTTTAATATCTTTGTGGACTTCTATGCCAAACTTAATGTAGCTAGTCGCTCGCTAATTGAGATACCCTTATAGGTAAAAGTTGGTAACAACTCATGTAAAGGTTCTAAGACAAAGGTTCTATCCCAAAAATAAGGATGCGGTATAGTTAGAGTTTCAGCACAAATGGAAATCATAGAACCGGCTTCATCAAAAGCCAAAATAATATCTAAATCTAATGTACGTGGTCCCCAGTGAATGAGTCGTTCACGACCAGCCCCTTGTTCTAAGGACTGAAGGACACTTAACATTTCATGAGGATTCAAAGTACTTTTACAAGACCACATGCCATTAATAAATAACGCCTGATCTGTATATCCCCAAGGTTCCGTTTCTATCAAAGAAGAACTAATAACCTCTGAAACGGCCTCATGCCCTTGTAATAGGTGAAAAGCGGAATTAATATAGCCTCTTTTATCACCTATATTTGAACCTACACTGATGTAATAGGTATACATCAAATTTGACCTCTTGTAGTGACAACCTCAACATAATCCAGGATACCAGCAATAGGTACAGATGGTTTGCGCACCGTTACAGATAAGCCAACGATACCTTGATAATGTTGGTATAAAGAGTCGGCAATAAGTGCACCTAAACGCTCTAATAAATTATGTTTTTCTCCAGTCATAACAGATTCTACAAGCTCATATACTTCTACATAATTGATAGAATCCTCTAACTGATCACTTTGACCGGCCTTTGTAAGATCCGTAGTAATTTCAACATCTACAAAAAAGCGCTGTCCTTGCTCTTGTTCAGATGTCAAATTGCCATGGTATCCATAGAATGCCATGTTTTTTAAAACGATTTTATCCATTATTCACCTCGTAATAGGCCATCTGCTACGGCCAAGGCGCGTTTGTGCATTTTCACATTATGAACACGCACCATATCAACACCTTGGAATACACCCGTAATACAAGCCGCTACCGTGCCTTCATCGCGTTCTTCTGGAGGCAAACCGCCCAACATAGAACCGATAAAACGCTTACGGCTAGGCGCAAGTAAAATAGGGTATTCATAAGCCGTTAATTCGCCTAAACGTTGCATAACTTCAATATTTTGCTCTTCTGTTTTACCAAATCCGATACCTGGATCAAGCCAAATTTGTTGTGGTGTTACACCAACCTTTAAGGCTTTATCTACAGCAAAGAAGAAGTATGCCTTCATATCTTCAATGATGTCACCATAGTTTGTATCATTACTATTGTGCATGATGATTACAGGTACCTTATATTTTGCTGCTACCGCTGCCATATCAGGATCATAGTGTAAGCCCCATATATCGTTCAAAATATGAGCCCCTTTAGAAAATGCATAGTCCGCAGTTTTAGCATGATAAGTATCAATAGATACAGGTACTGTAGATGCATGTAGTACAGGGTCTATCAATTGGGACAAGCGTTCAATTTCTTCATCTGCTGTCAATGGTGTGCAACCAGGGCGCGTAGATTCTACGCCTAAATCAATGATATCAGCACCATCTTCAATCATTTGCGTTACATGTGCTGCTGCCGCTTCTGGAGTATTGAATTTACCACCATCAGAGAAAGAGTCAGGCGTACCATTTAGTATCCCCATAATAAGGGTACGATCGCACAAAGATAAACTTTTGCCATCATTCCATGTGTAATTTCTACGTTTAAACATTTGCCTGTCCTCCACCTAACATTGCCAACGCTTCATCTCGTAATGTGCCAGTCTCTGCTAGTACACCACGGCTTTCTAATGTAATAACCTTTGAATCTTGCTGCATGGTCCCTTTGATAAGCATACACAACTGAGTCGATGTAATGCGTACGAATACACCATGAGCAGATAAATCATTCATAATTGCATCTGCTAATTCTGATGCTAACCGCTCTTGTAGTTGCGGCCTCCGGCTAAGAATATTAACAATATCTTGAAACTTGCTAAGCCCTGCCACACACCCATCCTTAGGTTGGTACACAATATCCACGGTTCCAAAGAATGGCAACAAGTGGTGCTCACACATAGAGTAAAAAGGAATTCCTGTAACCGCTACAAGACCCTTATAATCAGTACTAAATGTTTCACCCCAGGCTGACTTTGTATCTAATCCTACGCCACTGAATAATTCACTATATAATTCTGTTACACGACTTGGTGTTTTCTCTAGCTCTGGCGCCTCAGTATCAACAGATAAAGCCGCTAAAAATTGCTTTATCCCGTCCTTTGCACGTTGATTCATCGGTCCTCCTAAACGATTTTCGTCGTCCAATCCTCAATATTCCAAATATCCGTAACCCAATCTTTATAAAATTCAGGTTCATGACTTACTAAAACGATAGTTCCTTTGAACTCACGCAAAGCACGACTCAGTTCTTCTTTTGCATAAATGTCCAAGTGATTCGTTGGTTCGTCTAATACGAGTACATTGTACTTATTTTGCATCAGTTTACATAAGCGAACCTTTGCATTCTCACCGCCAGATAACACGCGCATTTGCGATATAATATGCTCGTTAGTAAGGCCACAACGAGCAAGCGCTGCACGTACTTCTGCATTAGTCATTGCTGGATATTCATTCCAAATATAATCTAAGGCAGTTTCAGAATTGGATGGTGTATCTTCTTGAGCAAAATACCCAATTTGTAAGAAATCACCTTTTACCAACTCACCACTCACCGGTTTTAATAACCCTAAAATTGTTTTCAATAATGTCGTTTTACCTAGACCATTAACGCCACGAATAGCGATTTTTTTATTTCTTTCAATTTGAAAATCTACTGGTCGAGTCAACGGTTCATCATAGCCTAATTCCAAACCAAAGGCCTCTACAATAAAACGACTTGGCGTACGGCCTTCTTTAAAACCAAAACTTGGTTTAATGTACTCTTTTGGCTTTTCCAAAATCTCCATTTTCTCTAACCGTTTAGCTCGAGAATTTGCCATACCACGCGTTGCTACACGAGCCTTATTGCGTTGGATAAAGTCTTCCATGCGCTCAATTTCTTGTTGTTGACGCTCATAAGCCTTGGCAGCTTGTGCCTTTTTCACTTCGTAAGCAGCTTGGAACTGATGATAGTCACCAGTATATCGAGTAAGTACGGCTTGCTCAATATGATAAATAACATTGACTACAGAATTTAAGAACTCCATATCATGAGAAATCAAGATGAACGCATTTTCGTAGTTTTGTAAATAGTTTTGCAACCATTGGATATGCTCTACATCAAGATAATTTGTCGGTTCGTCCAAGAGCAAAATCGTTGGTTTTTCTAGTAACAGTTTTGTAAGTAAAACCTTTGTACGCTGGCCACCGCTGAGCTCTGTAACATCTCGGTCAAGCCCAATATCCATAAGGCCCAAACCTGCAGCTGTACGCTCAATAACCGCATCAATTTCATAGAACCCACGTTGTTCAAGAATTTCTTGCCATTCCCCAACTTGCTCGAGAAGCTTATTCATTTCATCTTCAGACACATCACCCATGCGATTGTACGCATCGTTAATGTTTTGCTCCATTACAAACAAATCATCAAAAGCTCGTTGCAATACGTCGCGAATGGTCATGCCCTTTTCGAGGACCGCATGTTGATCCAAATAACCTACAGTTACTTGGTTGGACCATTCAATTTTACCTTCATCAGGAGGTATTTTGCCTGTGATGATATTTAGGAATGTAGACTTGCCTTCACCATTAGCACCAATTAACCCTACATGTTCACCTTTCAACAAGCGGAATGATGCATCATCTAAAATTTGTCGCGCTCCAAAACCATGGGTTACATTTGAAACGGTTAAAACACTCATATCTATCTCCACCGGAATAAAAGCCGTCTTGTTGAAGACGGCTTGTTTCATACTTACTTAAATATTATATCTATTGTACCTTTTTGACCTCTATATGTCAAAAATTGAACATCATTTACCCACTGCATAACGCAAGGCTACCACAGCCATAATCTTAGCACCCTTAATCGCTTGCTCCAATCCATAGTCGGAACCTGCTGCACAAGTGAACTCGGGTGTATGAGCCTCTAAACCTAACCCAATCTGCAAAGTAGGCTGTGCTGTTGGTACTTCATAAGATACATTTCCTACATCTGTACTACCATCAGCCTCATCATCAGGCAATATACGGGGCGTTTCACCAAATTCAGTCATCACATCGTTAAAGAGATCTAATAACTGTTTATCTTGACGCATATCCTTAAAGAGAGGCTCATAATGATGCATCTCAACACGGGCGCCATAAGATGCTGCAATTTCTTGAGCAGCCTCTTTGATAGCCGGCAAAATAATACCTTCTAAATCGTCCACCGTACTACCGCGAACAGTCATGCGAATCGTAGCCTTAGGAGTTACTACATTTGGTGCTGTACCAGCTTCGGTAAAAATGGTCCCTACAATAGCCCCTTTAGGGAATGTTTTCTTTAACTCTTTTATTTTTTGATATAAATCTACAGCACAGTCTAAGGCATTAATACCAGAGTCAGTTAATGATGCTACATGACAAGACCGTCCATGGAAGGTAATCTCTAGTGGATGCGTCGCTAATGATGTGCCCCCTACCTCATTTTCACCGCCTGGATGAATAATTAGTGCCGCCTCACAGCCCTTAAATAAACCAGCCTCAGCCATGTATACTTTACCACCAATAGTTTCCCTCCGCAGGACAACCAAAGAAGGTCGTTCCCCACGTTTCAGGTGCACTTTGACTGAAGGCAATAGCCGCCCCTAAACTCATCATAGCAATGAGATTATGTCCACAACCATGACCAAGTTCTGGTAGTGCATCATATTCACCTAAAAAGGCTATTTTATGCTGTGCAGTACTGTTATAGTCACCACGTAACGCCGTTTGTAACTCTGGAAAATCAGTTAGCCCCACTTGAGATGTAAAATTATGTGTTTCTAAGAATTGGTTAATTACCTTAACTGCTTTATGCTCTTCTAACCCCAATTCTGGATTATCGTGTAAATATAATGAAAGCTTACGCAACTCACGGGCCATATTATCTATAATGGCACAAGCTTGCGCTTCTCGTTCTTGTAATGTCATAACGCCCCTTTATACTATCTAATTTATACTGTTTATTATTTATTCTATCTAAGAAGAGTCCGTCTATTTCGAATAGGGATGAATAATGATAGTGTTTGAAATGTATCTAAAGTTAATCGTTGCACCTAATGGTAGTGTTTGATGCGGCGTTCCATGACCTGTTGGTACATAGCATACAAAAGGTTCTGGTAATTTAGGATCTCGATTATCTTCCATATATCGTAGTGCTTCATAGCCTAAATCATAATCCCGTTCATCTTCGTCACCTTCGCAATCTGTAAATGTACCGATGACCAGTCCTTTTATGCGACTCAACAAACCACTGAGGCGAAATTGTTGTAACATGCGATCTAGCTTATACGGTGCTTCCCCTACATCTTCAATGAATAGTAAGGTATCCTCCCAAGATTTCTCCTCTAAAAAATAAGGTGTTCCGCACAACATTGATAGCATCGTCATATTGCCGCCCTGTAAAATCCCTTCCCCTAGCTCAGTACCAATGGCACCACGCGGCGGTTCAGGTAATGGTTCTATAACTTGTAATTTACCTTCTACAGCTACAAATAAAGCATCTATATCTGCCTTACGTTCTTCTTTAAAGTCGACGCCCATCGGCCCGTGATAGGTAATAAGTCGGCTATATCGATTAATAGCCATATGAAGAGCTGTACAATCACTATACCCTATAAAAGCCTTACGATATTTACGTATGGCCTTATAATCTAATAAATCTAGATAACGCATCGTTCCGTAACCACCGCGCAAAGCTAGCACCGCATCACAAGGTGCGGTGGTCATCATATATTGAAACTCTTGGGCTTGCTCCTCTGGTGTACCACCATAGAGTCCTTTACGATGTGCACTTTCACCAAAGAGCACATTATAGCCCCTTGCGTTACAAATGTCTTCTATTCTATGTAAATCTTCATCGCTTGCACTAGCAGGAGCCATAATACCTATGGTCATCCCAGGCGCTAAGCGCTTTGGTTCAATCCAGTTCATATATCCTCGTAAAATATAACAAAAGACGTACACAATGTGTACGTCTTAAGTGTATCTTATTTGTATGCTTTTTTAAAGTCAACAAGGCCCAATGTAGTCCAGAAATAATTTTGAATACTTCCGTTTGTTACATATGGTTGTGTTGTAAAGTATAATGGCATTACTAGAGCTTCATCAAAAATCATCTTTTCTGCTTGATGCATCAATGCATCGCGTTCAGCCCCATTTGGTGTCGTACGAATACGAGCGATTAACTCGTTATAGTCTTCACTATGGTACTGACTATCGTTGTCTTCAGCAGAGAACACCTCTAAGAAGTTTTGTGGATCACTGTAATCCGCAACCCAAGAAGCACGAGCTACTTGGTATTTACCAGCTTCGCGATCAGCTAAGAATACCTTTGTCTCTTGATTTTGTAATCGCACATCTGCACCAAATGCATTTACCCATGCATCCTGTACAGCTTCAGCAATCGCTTTATGTAATTCGCTTGTGTTATACAAAATCGTAATTGGAGGCAATGGATGATTCTTATCATAGCCAGCTTGTTTCAAGATTTCTTTCGCTTGCTCTACATCTTCGTAAACGAGATAGCTACCAGCTTCACGGAAGTCTTCACGACCGTTGCTTTCAAGCATACCGTATGGAACAAATGCATAAGCAGCCTCTTTACCTCCACGAACAATATTGTTAACGATATTAGCACGGTTGATAACCATGGAGAATGCTTTACGTACTTCAGGGTCTGTGAAAGGTTCTGCTTTCACATTAAATACGTAATAATAGTTACCAAGCATAGGTCCAATATGTAATAGACCAGCCTCTTCTAAGCGTTTTTGATCCGCTACAGGAGGCTCAACAGTCATATCTGCTTCGCCACCTTCAACCAATGTAAGGCGTGTGCTTTGGGATTCACTGATAGGCCAATTCATCTTCTCTGTTTTCACAGAATCCGCATCCCAGTAATCTGGATTCTTAATGAAATCCATTTCCCCATTATGTTTCCAAGATAATAAGCGGTATGGACCATTAGACACGAATGTATCTGCATTAGCAGCCCAGTTTTCATGAGCTTCTACAGCCTTTTGACTTACTGGATAGTAACTATGAGATGCTAATAATTTTAAGAAATAAGCTGTTGGATTTTCTAAGGTAACCACCAATGTATCATCATCGATGGCCTTAACACCAACGTCTTCAGCTTTGGCATCACCATTATTAAAGGCTTCGCCATTTTTTAATACATATAACATATATGCATTGTCCGCATGGACTTCAGGGTCTAATACGCGTTTCCAAGCGTATTCAAAATCATGAGCCGTCAAAGGCTCTCCATTGGACCATTTTAAATCTGGTCGCAAATGGAAGGTATACTCGCGACCATCATCAGAAATATCCCAGCTTTTAGCAAGTGCTGCCTCTGGTTCACTTTCATCATTTAAACGAACTAAACCGTCAAATAATTGGAGTTGAACCGTTGCCTCCGGAGAGGTAGTAGACTTTGCTGGATCCAATGTGGATGGTTCCTGCTCAATAACATATCGGATTGTATGCTCATCAATTGGTTGTTCCCCGCGAGGATAACCAAATACAAACAAGAGCACACTCACCCCAAGAGCAAGGACCATGAGTTTTAACAAATTTCGTTTATCCATCATGGCAATGCTTCCTCTACAAATTCTTTCATGATACGCCCTACTCGAGCGCCTAACTCTTTACCTCGGTCATTATCAATATCGCTCATCAAAAGGATAAAGCAAAAATGACCTCTAAACGTTTCCAATATGCCCCCATCATGCTCTACGCGATCAAGGGATCCTGTTTTATGGTGAAAGCGTACATCTTCTCCCCAATAAAATGGCAAAATATCACGGAATTGTTGGCGACCTAAAATGTTCCACATTTCTCGGCCATAAAAATCTCTATCGCGACATTCAAAAATGTGTTTATAGAGACGAGCTAACGCCATAGCAGTCATACGATTATCACGGCCTTCGGCGAGAGCTTCAAAGTCCATCATCATGCGATTAAGTTCTATCTCATCTACACCAAGCTGTTCTGCACGAGCATTGATATTTTCCATTCCAAGAACTGTAATGAGCAAATTTGTTGCAATATTATCGCTGAGAACCATCATAAGACGGCA comes from the Veillonella dispar genome and includes:
- a CDS encoding peptide ABC transporter substrate-binding protein, whose amino-acid sequence is MMDKRNLLKLMVLALGVSVLLFVFGYPRGEQPIDEHTIRYVIEQEPSTLDPAKSTTSPEATVQLQLFDGLVRLNDESEPEAALAKSWDISDDGREYTFHLRPDLKWSNGEPLTAHDFEYAWKRVLDPEVHADNAYMLYVLKNGEAFNNGDAKAEDVGVKAIDDDTLVVTLENPTAYFLKLLASHSYYPVSQKAVEAHENWAANADTFVSNGPYRLLSWKHNGEMDFIKNPDYWDADSVKTEKMNWPISESQSTRLTLVEGGEADMTVEPPVADQKRLEEAGLLHIGPMLGNYYYVFNVKAEPFTDPEVRKAFSMVINRANIVNNIVRGGKEAAYAFVPYGMLESNGREDFREAGSYLVYEDVEQAKEILKQAGYDKNHPLPPITILYNTSELHKAIAEAVQDAWVNAFGADVRLQNQETKVFLADREAGKYQVARASWVADYSDPQNFLEVFSAEDNDSQYHSEDYNELIARIRTTPNGAERDALMHQAEKMIFDEALVMPLYFTTQPYVTNGSIQNYFWTTLGLVDFKKAYK
- the folB gene encoding dihydroneopterin aldolase, producing MDKIVLKNMAFYGYHGNLTSEQEQGQRFFVDVEITTDLTKAGQSDQLEDSINYVEVYELVESVMTGEKHNLLERLGALIADSLYQHYQGIVGLSVTVRKPSVPIAGILDYVEVVTTRGQI
- a CDS encoding ABC-F family ATP-binding cassette domain-containing protein, with the protein product MSVLTVSNVTHGFGARQILDDASFRLLKGEHVGLIGANGEGKSTFLNIITGKIPPDEGKIEWSNQVTVGYLDQHAVLEKGMTIRDVLQRAFDDLFVMEQNINDAYNRMGDVSEDEMNKLLEQVGEWQEILEQRGFYEIDAVIERTAAGLGLMDIGLDRDVTELSGGQRTKVLLTKLLLEKPTILLLDEPTNYLDVEHIQWLQNYLQNYENAFILISHDMEFLNSVVNVIYHIEQAVLTRYTGDYHQFQAAYEVKKAQAAKAYERQQQEIERMEDFIQRNKARVATRGMANSRAKRLEKMEILEKPKEYIKPSFGFKEGRTPSRFIVEAFGLELGYDEPLTRPVDFQIERNKKIAIRGVNGLGKTTLLKTILGLLKPVSGELVKGDFLQIGYFAQEDTPSNSETALDYIWNEYPAMTNAEVRAALARCGLTNEHIISQMRVLSGGENAKVRLCKLMQNKYNVLVLDEPTNHLDIYAKEELSRALREFKGTIVLVSHEPEFYKDWVTDIWNIEDWTTKIV
- the folK gene encoding 2-amino-4-hydroxy-6-hydroxymethyldihydropteridine diphosphokinase, producing MYTYYISVGSNIGDKRGYINSAFHLLQGHEAVSEVISSSLIETEPWGYTDQALFINGMWSCKSTLNPHEMLSVLQSLEQGAGRERLIHWGPRTLDLDIILAFDEAGSMISICAETLTIPHPYFWDRTFVLEPLHELLPTFTYKGISISERLATLSLA
- the folE gene encoding GTP cyclohydrolase I, which encodes MNQRAKDGIKQFLAALSVDTEAPELEKTPSRVTELYSELFSGVGLDTKSAWGETFSTDYKGLVAVTGIPFYSMCEHHLLPFFGTVDIVYQPKDGCVAGLSKFQDIVNILSRRPQLQERLASELADAIMNDLSAHGVFVRITSTQLCMLIKGTMQQDSKVITLESRGVLAETGTLRDEALAMLGGGQANV
- the folP gene encoding dihydropteroate synthase, with protein sequence MFKRRNYTWNDGKSLSLCDRTLIMGILNGTPDSFSDGGKFNTPEAAAAHVTQMIEDGADIIDLGVESTRPGCTPLTADEEIERLSQLIDPVLHASTVPVSIDTYHAKTADYAFSKGAHILNDIWGLHYDPDMAAVAAKYKVPVIIMHNSNDTNYGDIIEDMKAYFFFAVDKALKVGVTPQQIWLDPGIGFGKTEEQNIEVMQRLGELTAYEYPILLAPSRKRFIGSMLGGLPPEERDEGTVAACITGVFQGVDMVRVHNVKMHKRALAVADGLLRGE
- a CDS encoding S66 peptidase family protein — protein: MNWIEPKRLAPGMTIGIMAPASASDEDLHRIEDICNARGYNVLFGESAHRKGLYGGTPEEQAQEFQYMMTTAPCDAVLALRGGYGTMRYLDLLDYKAIRKYRKAFIGYSDCTALHMAINRYSRLITYHGPMGVDFKEERKADIDALFVAVEGKLQVIEPLPEPPRGAIGTELGEGILQGGNMTMLSMLCGTPYFLEEKSWEDTLLFIEDVGEAPYKLDRMLQQFRLSGLLSRIKGLVIGTFTDCEGDEDERDYDLGYEALRYMEDNRDPKLPEPFVCYVPTGHGTPHQTLPLGATINFRYISNTIIIHPYSK
- a CDS encoding serine hydrolase, giving the protein MEKLLVGKSLEHQLDTVIKELAPKGNISYVVLQFDDEEEPIIIASKGEDTVHSSASLIKVLIMEYVFHLARTEQLDLNDTVPLSRTPRVEGGGALQELVAKHSFTYLELCRLMMVLSDNIATNLLITVLGMENINARAEQLGVDEIELNRMMMDFEALAEGRDNRMTAMALARLYKHIFECRDRDFYGREMWNILGRQQFRDILPFYWGEDVRFHHKTGSLDRVEHDGGILETFRGHFCFILLMSDIDNDRGKELGARVGRIMKEFVEEALP